A window of candidate division WOR-3 bacterium contains these coding sequences:
- the radA gene encoding DNA repair protein RadA has protein sequence MRKTHFVCQNCGYENPRWLGRCPNCGEWNTLIEEQISVQEKSHRIRSDSVRVSPRRLSELSPENFSRESTGIGELDRVLGGGIVPGSLLLLGGEPGIGKSTLLLQVCNHLVQKGRRVLYVSGEESAEQVRLRAERLGSITSELFVLCTVELGDVIGAIDQIKPGFLVVDSIQTLVNSLLSSAPGSVAQVRECTSELLWLAKNNRLTIFIIGHVTKFGAIAGPKTLEHMVDAVLYFEGEPALNYRIVRTVKNRYGPTNEIGVFEMTETGLVEVPNPSEFFLSGRRPDVSGSAVVVTLEGSRPMLVEIQALAAPTPFPLPQRIATGFDLRRLALLLGVLERRANISAGKKDIFLNIAGGLKLSEPAVDLGVIVALASAIRNVHLPPDTVMIGEVGLAGEVRSITRTETRLKEAARLGFKRALVPLESPKMNKSKLKVVSVDTVGAALKVLGLKK, from the coding sequence ATGAGAAAGACCCATTTCGTTTGCCAAAACTGCGGTTATGAAAATCCTCGTTGGCTCGGAAGATGTCCTAATTGTGGAGAATGGAACACCTTGATTGAAGAACAAATATCCGTTCAAGAAAAAAGCCACCGCATACGCAGCGATTCAGTTCGAGTAAGCCCCCGGCGTCTTTCTGAGCTCTCGCCCGAGAATTTCTCAAGGGAATCAACCGGCATCGGAGAACTTGATAGAGTACTTGGCGGTGGTATTGTGCCGGGATCGCTTTTGCTTTTGGGTGGGGAACCAGGCATAGGTAAATCTACCTTACTCTTGCAGGTTTGTAATCATTTGGTCCAAAAGGGCCGGAGGGTTCTCTACGTCAGCGGCGAGGAATCAGCCGAGCAAGTTCGCCTGCGGGCGGAAAGGCTTGGGTCGATAACTTCGGAACTCTTTGTCCTTTGTACGGTTGAGCTTGGGGATGTCATTGGGGCGATAGATCAGATAAAGCCCGGGTTTTTGGTGGTTGATTCTATCCAGACATTAGTCAACTCTCTTTTGAGCAGTGCGCCAGGAAGTGTGGCTCAGGTAAGGGAATGCACCTCCGAACTGCTCTGGCTCGCAAAAAATAATCGCTTGACTATTTTCATTATCGGTCATGTGACAAAGTTCGGTGCCATTGCCGGTCCAAAAACACTCGAGCATATGGTTGATGCGGTACTTTACTTTGAAGGTGAGCCAGCGCTGAATTACCGAATAGTTCGGACGGTTAAGAACCGCTATGGGCCAACGAACGAAATCGGGGTTTTTGAGATGACCGAAACCGGATTGGTTGAAGTACCCAACCCTTCCGAGTTTTTTCTTTCTGGACGCCGGCCTGATGTTTCCGGTTCAGCAGTAGTCGTTACTCTTGAAGGTTCAAGGCCGATGCTGGTTGAGATTCAAGCGCTTGCCGCCCCCACACCGTTTCCCTTGCCTCAAAGGATAGCAACTGGATTTGATTTGAGGCGTTTGGCGCTGCTTTTAGGTGTTCTTGAGCGACGGGCTAATATTAGTGCTGGGAAAAAGGATATATTTTTAAACATCGCCGGAGGATTAAAACTGAGTGAACCAGCGGTTGACCTTGGTGTCATAGTCGCATTGGCTTCGGCAATCCGCAATGTACATCTGCCTCCGGATACTGTGATGATCGGTGAGGTGGGGCTGGCAGGCGAGGTTCGTTCAATAACCAGAACCGAAACACGACTCAAAGAGGCAGCTCGTCTCGGTTTCAAAAGGGCGCTTGTTCCGTTAGAAAGCCCCAAGATGAATAAAAGCAAACTTAAGGTTGTATCAGTAGATACTGTTGGTGCAGCTTTGAAAGTTTTGGGACTGAAAAAATGA
- the efp gene encoding elongation factor P, with product MITPNDFYTGLLIKHNNEIYEVMSYSRTRTAQRRARVLARIRNIRTGAIIEESFESEIKLPTVEMERRKGQFLYADDIGYHFMDLESYDQFTIKKEVLGEKVFYLTEGLEVEVGYIDGVPMVIEPPIFVTLEVVETEPNYRGDTATGGGKPARLSTGLVVDVPFFIKTGDRVRIDTRTNTYVERV from the coding sequence ATGATTACCCCAAATGATTTTTACACGGGACTTTTGATTAAACACAACAACGAAATCTACGAGGTGATGTCCTATTCCCGGACGCGTACCGCGCAGCGCCGGGCGCGTGTTTTGGCTCGGATTCGCAACATTCGCACCGGTGCAATAATTGAAGAGTCTTTTGAGTCAGAAATCAAGTTGCCAACAGTGGAGATGGAAAGGCGTAAGGGGCAGTTCCTTTATGCTGATGATATAGGTTACCATTTTATGGACTTGGAATCGTATGACCAGTTTACGATTAAAAAGGAAGTCTTAGGAGAGAAAGTGTTCTATCTTACCGAAGGGCTGGAGGTTGAGGTGGGTTATATCGATGGTGTACCAATGGTTATTGAGCCTCCGATATTTGTTACTCTTGAAGTTGTTGAGACCGAGCCCAATTATCGTGGTGATACGGCGACTGGTGGTGGTAAGCCTGCTCGACTTTCAACCGGTCTGGTAGTAGATGTTCCGTTTTTTATCAAGACCGGTGACCGGGTGCGGATTGATACACGCACCAACACCTATGTTGAACGGGTGTAG
- a CDS encoding Xaa-Pro peptidase family protein → MPTRIGRLQKMLANECLDGLIVTSLTNMRYLCGYTGSNGMMCITRSNATFYTDFRYQEQIKDEVRGCRKRILERDLYASFPIDDLLKSFLGRKTPRIGVEESHLTVGRFRVLRTRLSNVKLVPVRDLVLELRRRKTPREIALMGRAQALTEKVFSKILKMVKPGVSERDLALEIEYWLRRYGESAFPPIVASGENGAKPHGRASERRIRLGDSITFDMGCRYQGYCSDMTRTVFLGKVDKEMRRVYEAVLTAQNEALVLIKPGVPCKLVDLAARDYLNRCGLGRYFGHSLGHGVGLDVHEQPSLARTSMQILEEGDVVTVEPGVYLPGKGGVRIEDMVLVTRSGYRNFTKVKKELMIL, encoded by the coding sequence ATGCCTACGAGAATAGGTCGCTTGCAAAAAATGCTTGCAAATGAGTGTTTAGACGGGTTAATTGTGACTAGTCTCACGAATATGCGCTACCTCTGCGGTTATACCGGTTCTAACGGTATGATGTGTATCACGAGGTCAAACGCCACATTTTATACTGATTTCCGGTATCAGGAGCAGATAAAAGATGAGGTGCGCGGTTGTCGTAAACGGATTCTGGAGAGGGATCTGTATGCATCATTTCCAATTGATGACCTTTTGAAATCTTTTCTCGGTAGGAAGACACCCAGGATTGGGGTTGAGGAAAGTCATCTGACTGTGGGTCGGTTTCGGGTTTTGCGGACGCGGTTGTCGAATGTAAAACTGGTGCCGGTCCGCGATTTGGTTTTGGAACTGCGGCGAAGAAAGACGCCGCGAGAAATTGCGTTGATGGGAAGGGCGCAGGCGCTTACTGAAAAGGTGTTTAGTAAAATTTTGAAAATGGTCAAGCCCGGGGTGAGCGAAAGGGATTTGGCTTTAGAGATTGAGTATTGGTTGCGCCGATATGGTGAGAGTGCATTTCCTCCGATTGTTGCTTCAGGAGAAAATGGTGCTAAACCCCATGGTCGTGCTTCCGAGCGGCGCATTCGGTTAGGCGATAGTATTACATTTGATATGGGGTGTCGTTATCAGGGGTATTGCTCGGATATGACCAGGACGGTTTTTCTTGGTAAAGTTGACAAAGAGATGAGACGGGTTTACGAGGCAGTGCTTACCGCTCAGAATGAGGCGTTGGTACTGATAAAACCAGGGGTACCATGTAAATTGGTTGACCTTGCTGCCCGAGACTATTTGAATCGCTGCGGTCTGGGGCGGTATTTCGGGCATAGCCTTGGTCATGGCGTCGGGCTGGATGTGCATGAACAGCCTTCTTTGGCACGCACAAGTATGCAAATTTTGGAAGAAGGTGATGTGGTAACCGTAGAGCCTGGGGTTTATCTTCCGGGGAAGGGTGGTGTAAGGATCGAGGATATGGTTCTGGTGACCCGCTCAGGTTATCGCAATTTCACCAAGGTAAAAAAGGAATTGATGATTCTTTAA
- a CDS encoding TRAM domain-containing protein, whose translation MLFPRQKTFILDIDTLADPRVVQFLSLGLVNGRLILPQPTHAELDYVVQRAKENLIRVKQIPGLKVKLCPEIKTVEDMLRLAKKYRATIITIRPEVKAAADGLPVITTREICELFRPSYLPGTVIRVKVSKRGKERNEGIGYLEGGIKVVVENGGNAVGQEVEVVIQGGIDTEVGQVLFAKLRFEEVH comes from the coding sequence ATGCTTTTTCCCCGTCAGAAAACATTTATTCTCGATATAGACACCCTTGCAGACCCGAGGGTAGTGCAGTTTCTTTCACTCGGTCTTGTCAATGGAAGGTTAATTTTACCCCAGCCAACACACGCGGAATTGGACTATGTTGTCCAGCGGGCAAAAGAGAATCTCATTCGGGTTAAACAGATCCCGGGTCTGAAGGTTAAGCTTTGTCCGGAGATCAAGACCGTCGAAGACATGTTACGGCTTGCAAAAAAATACCGAGCCACTATCATCACCATCCGACCAGAAGTTAAAGCAGCTGCGGATGGTTTACCAGTTATAACCACCCGGGAGATATGTGAGCTCTTTCGACCGAGCTATCTTCCGGGAACGGTCATTAGGGTAAAGGTGAGTAAACGGGGCAAGGAGAGGAATGAAGGTATCGGTTATCTCGAAGGAGGTATCAAGGTAGTGGTGGAAAATGGTGGTAATGCGGTTGGCCAGGAGGTAGAGGTGGTAATTCAGGGTGGAATTGATACCGAGGTTGGACAAGTTCTGTTTGCTAAGCTAAGGTTTGAGGAGGTGCACTAA